The stretch of DNA GATCCTGCGAATAATAGAGCACGTTCTCGCGTCCGCGGGCATCGACGCGCGACCGCTGGATGATGTCGCCGTAGCGGTTGCGGATCGTCACGATGCGATAGCCTTCCGGCCGCGTGATCGTCTCGCGGTAGCGGTCGCCGGACAGCTCTTCGTAGCTCGGCCGTTCGCCGTCGCGCAGGAAGCGCCTGTCATCGTCGCCGCGCACGATCGTCCTGTTGTCGTACTGGATGATCACCCGGCTGTCGTCGCTCCCACGGTCGTCGAAGCGCGCACCGTCGGGACGGACGAATCGTGGCCGCTCGTCGAGCTTCCTGCCCTTCTCGCGCGTCACCGCCTCGAGTTTGACCGGCGCCGGCGCCTTGCCGCCGGTGGCGGCCTGTGCATCGGCATCCGAGGTCGGCACCTTCACCTCCTGGCTGTCGGCGCGCTGCCTGTCGCGGTCGCGGCGGCCTTCCCGGCCCTTGCTGCGGTCGGCATCCTTGTCGCTGTCGAGCACGGCCGCACCGTTCTCCACGGGCAGCACGACGGTCTCGCTGCTCTTGGCCGGATCTGCGGCGATCTTCTTGCGGCGTTCCAGCTCCTCGGGCGAAGCCTTTTCCGGCGCCGGAATAGCCTGCTCCGCCTGCTGGCTGCCGCTGGCATCCGGCAGCGGCTGGGCAGTGTCAGTTGCGGGCGCGGTCGGCTGTGCGCCGGCGGGCTGTTCACCGGCAGGCTTTGCTGCCGTGCCATCTTTGGGCTTTTCGGCGGGGGCAGCTTCCGGTGCCGCCGCCTTGTCTTCGGTCGCCTTGCCTTCGGTTGCCTTGCCTTCGGTCGCCTTGTCTGTGGGTGCTTTGTCTGCTGGTGCTGCAGTCTCACCCTTTGCCGGCTTTTTCTCGGCCGGCGCCTCGGCGGCGGGTTTTGCTTCAGGCGTGGCTTCGGGCTTGGCCGATTCCGCAGTCGGCTTCACGGCTTCGGGAGCGGCAGGCTGAGCTTCTTTTTCAGCCTTGCCCTTGCCTTTATCCCGGCCCTGGGCCTTGTCCTGTCCTTTATCCCGTTTGCCGCCTTCCGGCTTGGCTTCGGGCTGTGCCTGCTCCGCTTCCGGCTGAGCTTCCTTTGCTGCCGGCTGCTGTTCTGGTTCGGCCTGCTGCGCCTCCGTCTTCTTCGGCTTTTTCGGCTTTTCCTGGGTTACCGGCTGCTCGGCCTCGGGCTGCGCTTCTGATTTGGCTTTCCGCTGGGGCTTGCTTTCCGGCTGCTGAGCAGGCTCTTCTTTCGGCGCTGCTTCGGCCTTGGGCGCCTCCGGCTCTGCCTTGGGTTCCGGCGCCGGAGCTTCCTTGCGCTCAGCCTTCGGCTTTTCCGCGGGCGCTTCCTGCTGCGCCGGCTTCTCGGCGGCGGGCGCCTGTTCGGCCGGGGCTTCCTCCTTCTGCTTGCGCTTCTTCTTCAGCAACTCCTCTTCGGAAGGCGCATCCTGCGCCACCTCGGCTGGCGCATCTTGCGCCACCTGGAAGCTGCCCTGCTCGGCCTGCCGCACGGGCGAAGCCTGCGTCGCGACGTCACGTACGGCCGCCATCGCCGCTGCCGGCTGCAAAGCCAGCGAAAGAGAAAGCAACGGAAAAGCCGCGCTTGCGAACAATCTTGATTTCATGCCCATCGGGTTTCCTCGATCCTGTTTGAGCTTCTTGAGGCCGCCAGGCCCTGGTTCCGCCCCTAGCTTCGCATTGAGGCGAAACGGCGGAATGGCAATTGCCGAGCCGCCGATTTGTTCCGGTTCTAAGAAGTTGGGGATTAACCTCGCGTGAATGTTGCAGTCTGCCGGCGTTCATCTCGCCTGCTATTTGCACCGCACAATTGCGATGGGATTTGTGTTGCAATTCCATGAAAAAAAGTCTGATTATCGCCGCAAGGCGGTCTCGGCACCGTTGAACTGCGGCCGTCAGCCCAACAGAAATAAGGAGCGACGGCTACCAACAGAGAGGATCCTCATGCTTAATTCTACCCGTATTTTCGCGGCAGCCTCGATCGCGGCGATGTCCCTTTTTGCCGGATCGGCCATGGCCGATGGCGAGAAATATGTGATCGGCACCGATTCGACCTATCCGCCCTTCGAATTCGTCGATGCCAGCGGCACCATCCAAGGCTTCGACATCGATATCACCAAGGCGCTCTGCGCCGAGATGAAGGCTGAATGCACCTTCGTCAGCACCGACTGGGATGGCATCATCCCGGCGCTCAACGCCAAGAAGTTCGACATGATCGTCTCCTCCATGTCGATCACGCCGGAGCGTCTGAAGCTCGTCGACTTCTCAAACAAGTACTACAACACCCCGCCGGCCATTGCCGTGCCGAAGGATTCGACGATATCAGACGTCGCCGGCCTCAAAGGCAAGGTGATTGGCGCGCAGACCTCCACGACGCACGCCAACTACGCCGAAAAGCATCTCGCCGACACCGAGCTCAAGCTCTATCCGACCGCTGACGAATACAAGCTCGACGTTGCCAGCGGCCGTGTCGACGCCGTCATCGACGACGTCGTCGTTCTTTCCGAATGGGTCAAGTCCGACGCCGGCGCTTGCTGCAAGATCCTGACGACCCTGCCGGTCGACAAGGAAATCAATGGCAACGGCGCAGGCATTGCTATCCGCCAGGGCGATCCGCTCAGGGAAAAGCTGAACACGGCGATCGCTGCGATCCGCGCCAGCGGTGAATATAAGAAGATCCAGGACAAGTACTTCGACTTCGACGTTTACGGCCAATAAGAAATTCGTTATCTGGCCGACGAAGGTAATGGCGGAAGGCTTGCTCTTCCGCCATTTTTGTTTGACAAGGATTGCAAGATTAAAACGGCAAAAGCCGTGAGGGGAATTCTCGCATGGGCGGATTATTTTCCGCGCTGAGCTCCTTCTGGAGCTGGATTGTGCACATATTCGATCCGCTGTGCGGACCCGTTGGCATCTTCACGTGGTTAGGTCAGTCGACGATCCTTGCCTGTGGCGATACCGGCTGGGGCGACGAGATTGCACTTGGCCTGCAGGTCACCATTTCAGTGGCGATCGTCACCCTGCCGATCGGCCTCGCCATCGGCTTCCTGGTGGCGCTCGGCCAGCAGTCGGAGGAAAAGCCGCTGCGCCTGGCGGCCGGTATTTACACCACGATCTTCCGCGGCCTGCCGGAGCTTTTGACGCTCTTCATCATCTATTACGGCATGCAGATGCTAATCCAGTCTCTGCTGACCTTCGTCGGTTATGACGGACCGCCGATCGAGATCAACGCCTTCCTCGCCGGCGTCATCGCGCTTTCGGTCGTCTTCTCCGCCTACTGCTCGGAAGTGCTGCTCTCGGCCTTCCGCGCCATTCCCAAGGGACAATATGAGGCGGGCGACGCGCTGGGGCTGCATCGCGGCCGCACGCTGCGCCTCATCGTCCTGCCGCAGCTCGTGCGCATCGCGCTGCCGGGACTGACGAACCTCTGGATGGTCCTCCTGAAGGACACGTCCTACGTCTCGATCATCAGCCTTGCCGATATCCTGCGCCAGACGAGTGTCGCCGTACGCGTGACCAAGGAACCCTTCTTTTTCTATGGTCTGGCCTGCTGCCTCTATCTGGTGCTCGCCATCCTTTCCTCCTTTCTGCTCGTCTATGTCGAGCGCTGGGCCAAGCGTTCGGAGATCCGCCGATGAGCTACGCCGAAACACTGATCCCGCCGCAGCCCGCACCCCGGGAAGTGATGAAGCCGATGACACCGGCGCGCATGGCCGGCTATATCCTCGTCGCTCTCTGGGCTCTGCTTGGGGTGCTCCTGGTGATCTCCGTCATCAATGGCTGGGATCCGGAAAAATTCACCCGCTACGGGCCGCGTTATCTCCATGGCCTCTGGATAACGCTGAGCCTCGTTTTCATTTCCGTTATCTGCGGCGCCATCCTGTCGCTGCCGCTTGCCGTGGCGCGCATGTCAAAGAACCGGGTGCTGAATGCGCTGGCCTACGGCTACATCTATTTCTTCCGCGGCACGCCACTGCTTGCCCAGCTGTTCCTGGTCTATTACGGCCTCGGCATATTCCGGCCGCAGCTTGAGGCCGTCGGCATCTGGTGGTTCTTCCGCGAAGCCTGGTATTGCGGCCTCTTTGCCATGACCATCAACACCGCGGCCTACCAGGCGGAAATCCTGCGCGGCGCCATCGAAAGCGTGTCGCATGGCCAGCACGAGGCGGCCGCGGCACTCGGCATTCACAAGTTCATCGCCTTCCGCAAGATCATCCTGCCGCAGGCTCTCATCGTCGCACTTCGCCCTTATGGCAACGAAATCATCCTGCTGATCAAGGGCTCGGCGGTCGTCGCCATCATCACCGTACTCGACCTGATGGGCGAAACCCGTTACGCCTTCTCCCGCACTTTCGACTACCAGACCTATCTCTGGGCGGCGATCTTCTACCTCACCATCGTCGAAGCCTTACGCCATCTCTGGGCCTGGTTCGAGCGCCGCCTGACCCGGCATCTCAAGCGCTGAGCCTTTGGCAGCACTCTCGGGACGATGCTGCCAAACCATTGATATTAAAAATAAATTGCCCTTTTACGAAGTATCTGTAAAGCTTCCGTTAACCACTCGCATGTTTCCATATCATGCAGCGCTAATAAGCGCGCGAGTGGGAACAAGAAGAAGCGGAATACGATGCACAAGGAAATGGAAAAACAACTGAAGGGCTATGGTCTGACGACCGCCCAGATCCTCTACCGCCTGCCGGACCACCCGGTGATCCTACAAACCTATGTCTGGCAGGATTACGACCTCGCCCCCGATTTTCCCGAAATGCGCGGCTTCCTGAAATTCTGGGAAGAGAAGCTCGACGGGCCGCTGCATTCGGTGCGCTACATCCACCGCAAGCTGATCTCGGCAACCGAGTGGCGGGCACTGAAGGGCGAGTTGATCCTGCACTGATCGGTTCTGGAGCATGATGCCGAAAAGTGTGAACGGCTTTTCGTAGAACATCATGCTCACCAGATCAGACATGTGCTTCGCCATGGCCGAATTCGCCTTCGTCGCGATCCGAGCGCAGGGCGAAACCGAGCATGCCGACATAGAAGGCGATGACGATTGCAATGACCGCAAGGCCGGGAACCGGCCCGAGCACGGCATTGTCGATGACATAGGCCCATGACTGCGCCTGCAGCGCCGGCATTCCCTCCGTCTGCAGTTTCGGCGTCGAGATCTTCAGGCACCAGGCGAGCAACAGGATGAAATACATCCAGCCGTAATTGCGTTTAAGCCGGCGGTGCATCGCCTCTTGATAGCTGAGCAGAAAGCGCGGCTTGCGCAGGCTACTGGCGACCACCACTGCCCATTCGCTGCCGGCATTGGGGTCGGGCGCCAGAATCTGTGCGAAATAGCAGCGCTCGATCTGGCGAATGCGAGCGCGATAGATATCGAAGAAGCGGTAGCGCCGCGCCTCGATCATCAGAAGCAGCGTCACCAGCATCATCCCGAACAACAGCACTCCGTGATGCGAGGTCGGCGTCGACAGCGACACCGAGAGGAGTGCGGCGACCACCGTGATCGCCCAGTTGGACGTCCGGTCGATGCGGTCGCGCCAGCTCGTCATCCGCCCGAGTTCACCGCGGTAATAATGGCAGAGCGTATTGGTGACCTCGCCTGGTGTGCTAGGCAGCAGCAATGGCCACCCGCCCTCTCCTTCCCTTGCCGATGAAGTCCCGTCTTCCTCCATTTTCATGGCTCATTCCTCCCTTCGTCTTCTTTTCGGCCATTCTGCGCCCGCAATCGCGCCATTGCAAAACATCGAAAGCCGTCTTAGACGCATGCCTGAAACAAAAGGACGATGGACTGTGATGGCAAAGAAGATCGACGAAGATGCCCTTGGCGAGGCCTACAACCGCGCGCTGGAGCTGGAAAAGGCCGGAGATGTTGATGCGGCCGTTGCAGCCTATGAGGAAGTCCTGGCACTCGATCCCGACGATCACGGTGGTGCGGCCGTACGCATCGCCGCGATGGGCCGCGGCGAAACGCCGGTCAAGGCGCCCGATGCCTATGTCGAGACCTTGTTCGACCAGCATGCCGAGGTTTTCGAGGACGTGCTCGTCGAGCAGCTCGGCTATCACGTGCCGATGCTGGTGCGCCAGCGCCTGCAGGCGCTGAAGCTCGGACCGTTCAAGCGGCTGCTCGATCTCGGCTGCGGCACGGGCCTCACCGGCGGCGCGCTACGCGACCTCTGCGCTGATATGACCGGCATCGACATATCGGAGAAAATGGTCGAGATCGCCCATGAGAAGGATCTCTACGAGACGCTCTTCGTCGCCGAGGTCGAGGATTTCCTCGACGACAACGACGAGGAAGCCTTCGACATCATCGCCGCCACCGACGTGCTGCCCTATCTCGGCGCACTCGAACCGCTGTTCTTCGGCGCCGCCGAGAACATAATGCCGGGCGGATTGTTCATCTTCTCCTCGGAAACCCTGCCTGAGGAAATTCTCGCCGGCCGCGCCTATATGGTCGGCCCGCACCAGCGCTTCGCTCATGCCGACGCCTATGTCAGAGAACGCCTGACGGCCACGGGTTTCGAACTCGTCGAGATATCGGATATCAACGTGCGCATGGAAGAAGGCCGGCCGACACCAGGCCATTTGGTGATCGCCCGGTATAATGGCTGACGCCAACACCTGGTAGATCGGCTGACGGAATACTTGCACGGTTGGCGAAGTATCTGTTGCGAAATGTGTCATGACCTGATAGTTAGTCGATCGGTAAAGTTTACCGCAACGATAGGAAAGGTCGCCGCATGTCGCTCGTGCTCTATGGGCATCCGCTCGCCTCTTTCTGCCACAAAGTACTTATCGCGCTTTATGAAAACGGCACTCCCTTCGAGAATCGCATCGTCGATCTTTCCGACGAAAGCTCGCGCGCCGATCTCTTTCGCTTCTGGCCGATCGGCAAGATGCCGCTGCTGCGGGACGAGGCGCGCGACAGCACCATTCCCGAGACATCGATCATTATCGAATATCTCGAGCAATATTATGCCGGCCCCGTTCGCCTGCTGCCGCCGGAGATCGACCGGGCGCTGCAGGTTCGTCTCTGGGATCGCTTTTTCGACCACTATGTCCAGGCGCCGATGCAGACCATCGTCAGCAATCGCCGGCGCCCCGACGGCACGGCGGACGAGATTGAGGTAGCCGCCGCCAGGGCGACACTCGCCACCGCCTATGCAATGATCGAAAAGCAGCTCGCCGACAAGCAATGGATATCAGGTGACGGCTTCACCATGGCCGATTGCGCCGCCGCCCCCGCCCTTTTCTATGCCGAAACGCTGGTTCCGTTTTCATCGGAACACCCGAACCTTCGCGGCTATTACGATCGGCTGCTGGCACGCCCGTCCTTTGCAAGGGCGTTGGATGAGGCCAGCCCCTACTTCAAGTTCTATCCCTACAAAGAGAGGCTGCCGGCCCGCTTCCGGGATGCGGCGGGATGATCGAAAGCCAGGCAGATCTCGACCGCATGTTCCATGCGCTTTCCGACCGCAGCCGCCGCGGCATGATCGACCGCCTCGGCCGTGGCCCAGCCTCCGTCACCGAACTGGCCGCACCGCTCGCGGTTGCCCTGCCGACGGTGATGAAACATCTGCAGGTGCTGGAGGAGAGCGGTCTCGTTCTCTCCGAAAAATCAGGCCGGGTGCGAACCTACCGCCTGCAGCAGGACGCGTTTGCCGCCGTCGAGCGCTGGGTGGAACAGCGGAAGATCCAATGGACGACCACCTTCGACAGGCTGGACCACTTTCTCGCCAATGAAACGGAGAGCCTTCCCGAATGACGACACGATCCGCCGAACACGCCACTCTCGTCATCGAGCGTCACCTGAAGGCGCCCGTCGCCCGCGTCTTCCGCGCCTGGTCGGTGCCAGAGGCCAAACGCCAATGGTTCGCATGCCATGGCGAGTGGGTGCCGCTGGACTACGGGCTCGATTTCCGCCCCGGCGGCACGGAAAGGAACTACGTCGCCGATACTGACGGCCTTCTGCACGCCTATGACGCCCATTATATCGATATCGTGCCCGATGCCCGCATCGTCTATGCCTATGAGATGAAGCTTGGGGAAAGCCGCATCTCCGCGTCTCTCACAACCGTTGCCTTCGAAGCCGCACCCGGCGGCACGAAAATGATCTTCACCGAACAGGTGGTATTCCTCGACGGCTACGCCGATAACGGTGCCCGCCTCCAGGGCACCGAGATCGGCCTCGACAATCTGGAACTCTTCCTCGAGCGCGAAGAAAGCCCGATCCACTGATCGCATGGCGCGCAAAACTGAATCGTCTCGCATGAATCAGGTTTGACGCGATGCGTTTCAGGCGAAATAAGCCAAGCCTCAAGCGTTGCTTGGTTTCTTCCGCGAGCCGGCAGGACGAGCCGCGGCCCGCTTTGAAGTGTTGAGTGTGGCAGCACCGCGAATGAGCGCCTTCAACGCCTCCTCGTCAACCTCATCGCCTTCGTGGAAATCGATGGCGCGCCTGGTATTGCCGTCAAGGCTGGAGTTGAAGAGGCTTGAAGGGTCCTCCAGCGAGGCGCCCTTGGCGAAGGTCAGTTTC from Rhizobium leguminosarum bv. trifolii WSM1325 encodes:
- a CDS encoding Usg family protein (PFAM: Usg family protein~KEGG: ret:RHE_CH02421 putative phosphoribosylanthranilate isomerase subunit Usg protein); protein product: MHKEMEKQLKGYGLTTAQILYRLPDHPVILQTYVWQDYDLAPDFPEMRGFLKFWEEKLDGPLHSVRYIHRKLISATEWRALKGELILH
- a CDS encoding polar amino acid ABC transporter, inner membrane subunit (TIGRFAM: polar amino acid ABC transporter, inner membrane subunit~PFAM: binding-protein-dependent transport systems inner membrane component~KEGG: ret:RHE_CH02419 amino acid ABC transporter permease), translating into MGGLFSALSSFWSWIVHIFDPLCGPVGIFTWLGQSTILACGDTGWGDEIALGLQVTISVAIVTLPIGLAIGFLVALGQQSEEKPLRLAAGIYTTIFRGLPELLTLFIIYYGMQMLIQSLLTFVGYDGPPIEINAFLAGVIALSVVFSAYCSEVLLSAFRAIPKGQYEAGDALGLHRGRTLRLIVLPQLVRIALPGLTNLWMVLLKDTSYVSIISLADILRQTSVAVRVTKEPFFFYGLACCLYLVLAILSSFLLVYVERWAKRSEIRR
- a CDS encoding polar amino acid ABC transporter, inner membrane subunit (TIGRFAM: polar amino acid ABC transporter, inner membrane subunit~PFAM: binding-protein-dependent transport systems inner membrane component~KEGG: rec:RHECIAT_CH0002519 probable amino acid ABC transporter, permease protein); translation: MSYAETLIPPQPAPREVMKPMTPARMAGYILVALWALLGVLLVISVINGWDPEKFTRYGPRYLHGLWITLSLVFISVICGAILSLPLAVARMSKNRVLNALAYGYIYFFRGTPLLAQLFLVYYGLGIFRPQLEAVGIWWFFREAWYCGLFAMTINTAAYQAEILRGAIESVSHGQHEAAAALGIHKFIAFRKIILPQALIVALRPYGNEIILLIKGSAVVAIITVLDLMGETRYAFSRTFDYQTYLWAAIFYLTIVEALRHLWAWFERRLTRHLKR
- a CDS encoding Glutathione S-transferase domain protein (PFAM: Glutathione S-transferase domain~KEGG: rec:RHECIAT_CH0002523 glutathione S-transferase protein) is translated as MSLVLYGHPLASFCHKVLIALYENGTPFENRIVDLSDESSRADLFRFWPIGKMPLLRDEARDSTIPETSIIIEYLEQYYAGPVRLLPPEIDRALQVRLWDRFFDHYVQAPMQTIVSNRRRPDGTADEIEVAAARATLATAYAMIEKQLADKQWISGDGFTMADCAAAPALFYAETLVPFSSEHPNLRGYYDRLLARPSFARALDEASPYFKFYPYKERLPARFRDAAG
- a CDS encoding extracellular solute-binding protein family 3 (PFAM: extracellular solute-binding protein family 3~SMART: extracellular solute-binding protein family 3; ionotropic glutamate receptor~KEGG: rec:RHECIAT_CH0002517 probable amino acid ABC transporter, substrate-binding protein) encodes the protein MLNSTRIFAAASIAAMSLFAGSAMADGEKYVIGTDSTYPPFEFVDASGTIQGFDIDITKALCAEMKAECTFVSTDWDGIIPALNAKKFDMIVSSMSITPERLKLVDFSNKYYNTPPAIAVPKDSTISDVAGLKGKVIGAQTSTTHANYAEKHLADTELKLYPTADEYKLDVASGRVDAVIDDVVVLSEWVKSDAGACCKILTTLPVDKEINGNGAGIAIRQGDPLREKLNTAIAAIRASGEYKKIQDKYFDFDVYGQ
- a CDS encoding Activator of Hsp90 ATPase 1 family protein (PFAM: Activator of Hsp90 ATPase 1 family protein~KEGG: rec:RHECIAT_CH0002525 hypothetical protein); the encoded protein is MTTRSAEHATLVIERHLKAPVARVFRAWSVPEAKRQWFACHGEWVPLDYGLDFRPGGTERNYVADTDGLLHAYDAHYIDIVPDARIVYAYEMKLGESRISASLTTVAFEAAPGGTKMIFTEQVVFLDGYADNGARLQGTEIGLDNLELFLEREESPIH
- a CDS encoding OmpA/MotB domain protein (PFAM: OmpA/MotB domain protein~KEGG: rec:RHECIAT_CH0002516 putative outer membrane protein, OmpA family) — protein: MGMKSRLFASAAFPLLSLSLALQPAAAMAAVRDVATQASPVRQAEQGSFQVAQDAPAEVAQDAPSEEELLKKKRKQKEEAPAEQAPAAEKPAQQEAPAEKPKAERKEAPAPEPKAEPEAPKAEAAPKEEPAQQPESKPQRKAKSEAQPEAEQPVTQEKPKKPKKTEAQQAEPEQQPAAKEAQPEAEQAQPEAKPEGGKRDKGQDKAQGRDKGKGKAEKEAQPAAPEAVKPTAESAKPEATPEAKPAAEAPAEKKPAKGETAAPADKAPTDKATEGKATEGKATEDKAAAPEAAPAEKPKDGTAAKPAGEQPAGAQPTAPATDTAQPLPDASGSQQAEQAIPAPEKASPEELERRKKIAADPAKSSETVVLPVENGAAVLDSDKDADRSKGREGRRDRDRQRADSQEVKVPTSDADAQAATGGKAPAPVKLEAVTREKGRKLDERPRFVRPDGARFDDRGSDDSRVIIQYDNRTIVRGDDDRRFLRDGERPSYEELSGDRYRETITRPEGYRIVTIRNRYGDIIQRSRVDARGRENVLYYSQDLYDDPDRDYFEDPGADLPPMRLRVPLSDYIIDTRSDPNRDYYEFLSEPPVEPVERVYSLDEVKYSARIRDKVRRIDLDTITFATGSADIPMTQARTLRKVADAISQVLEKDPSETFLIEGHTDAVGSDQSNLILSDQRAESVANVLSDVYGIAPENLATQGYGESYLKVNTSAPEQENRRVTIRRVTALVRPVAANK
- a CDS encoding transcriptional regulator, ArsR family (PFAM: regulatory protein ArsR~SMART: regulatory protein ArsR~KEGG: rec:RHECIAT_CH0002524 probable transcriptional regulator protein, ArsR family); the encoded protein is MIESQADLDRMFHALSDRSRRGMIDRLGRGPASVTELAAPLAVALPTVMKHLQVLEESGLVLSEKSGRVRTYRLQQDAFAAVERWVEQRKIQWTTTFDRLDHFLANETESLPE
- a CDS encoding conserved hypothetical protein (KEGG: ret:RHE_CH02422 hypothetical protein); its protein translation is MKMEEDGTSSAREGEGGWPLLLPSTPGEVTNTLCHYYRGELGRMTSWRDRIDRTSNWAITVVAALLSVSLSTPTSHHGVLLFGMMLVTLLLMIEARRYRFFDIYRARIRQIERCYFAQILAPDPNAGSEWAVVVASSLRKPRFLLSYQEAMHRRLKRNYGWMYFILLLAWCLKISTPKLQTEGMPALQAQSWAYVIDNAVLGPVPGLAVIAIVIAFYVGMLGFALRSDRDEGEFGHGEAHV
- a CDS encoding Methyltransferase type 12 (PFAM: Methyltransferase type 12; Methyltransferase type 11; TPR repeat-containing protein; Tetratricopeptide TPR_2 repeat protein~KEGG: rec:RHECIAT_CH0002522 putative methyltransferase protein), coding for MAKKIDEDALGEAYNRALELEKAGDVDAAVAAYEEVLALDPDDHGGAAVRIAAMGRGETPVKAPDAYVETLFDQHAEVFEDVLVEQLGYHVPMLVRQRLQALKLGPFKRLLDLGCGTGLTGGALRDLCADMTGIDISEKMVEIAHEKDLYETLFVAEVEDFLDDNDEEAFDIIAATDVLPYLGALEPLFFGAAENIMPGGLFIFSSETLPEEILAGRAYMVGPHQRFAHADAYVRERLTATGFELVEISDINVRMEEGRPTPGHLVIARYNG